A section of the Salmo salar chromosome ssa05, Ssal_v3.1, whole genome shotgun sequence genome encodes:
- the cysltr1 gene encoding cysteinyl leukotriene receptor 1 isoform X2: protein MTSVTRCILLAVTRCLSLQVYSTVYSIITVFGLAGNGFALLVLVKTFRQRSAFHIYMLNLAVSDLLCVSTLPLRVLYYVNKGQWNLGDFLCRVSSYALYVNLYCSVFFMTAMSVTRFLAIVFPVQNLRLVSERRARLVCVCIWVFICTVSSPFLMTGQHHDPATNKTKCFEPPERSTGGGLNKLIMLNYFSLVVGFVLPFLVILLCYAGIIRALLSRQHTAQRQKGAGSKAIRMIVIVMLAFLLCFMPYHIQRSVHLSFLSQTATSCSELVYMQKSVVVTLCLAASNTCFDPLLYFFSGEGFRRRLSTFRSTSRTQRQPAAETGAQPPLGRGTRFE from the exons GTGCATTCTACTGGCTGTAACCAGGTGTTTGTCTCTCCAGGTGTACTCTACGGTGTACTCTATCATCACGGTGTTCGGCCTGGCCGGTAATGGTTTTGCCCTGTTGGTTCTGGTTAAAACATTCCGTCAGCGTTCTGCGTTCCACATCTACATGTTGAACCTGGCCGTGTCCGACCTGCTGTGTGTCTCCACGCTGCCGCTACGGGTCCTCTACTACGTTAATAAG GGTCAGTGGAACCTGGGAGACTTCCTGTGCAGGGTTTCGTCCTATGCCCTCTACGTGAACCTCTACTGCAGCGTGTTCTTCATGACGGCCATGTCCGTCACGCGCTTCCTCGCCATCGTGTTCCCCGTGCAGAACCTGCGCCTGGTCTCAGAGCGCCGCGCCcgtctggtgtgtgtctgtatctgggtGTTCATCTGCActgtctcctcccccttcctcatGACTGGTCAGCACCACGACCCAGCCACCAATAAGACCAAGTGCTTCGAGCCTCCAGAGCGCAGCACAGGGGGCGGGCTTAACAAGCTCATCATGCTCAACTACTTCTCATTGGTCGTGGGCTTCGTGCTTCCTTTCTTGGTCATCCTGCTGTGCTATGCTGGGATTATCCGGGCCCTGCTGTCACGGCAACACACTGCGCAGCGCCAGAAGGGGGCGGGGTCTAAGGCCATCAGAATGATTGTCATAGTGATGCTGGCGTTCCTGCTGTGCTTCATGCCGTACCACATCCAGCGCTCCGTCCACCTCAGCTTCCTGTCCCAGACTGCCACTTCCTGTTCGGAGCTGGTGTACATGCAGAAGAGTGTGGTGGTGACACTCTGTCTGGCTGCCTCCAACACCTGCTTCGACCCCCTGCTCTACTTCTTCTCTGGAGAGGGCTTCAGACGACGCCTGTCAACCTTCAGGTCCACTAGCAGGACACAGAGACAACCAGCTGCAGAGACAGGGGCACAGCCACCGTTAGGGAGGGGAACACgctttgagtga
- the cysltr1 gene encoding cysteinyl leukotriene receptor 1 isoform X1, with protein MHLEEFDNVTLRDNTTNCLSIDDFRNQVYSTVYSIITVFGLAGNGFALLVLVKTFRQRSAFHIYMLNLAVSDLLCVSTLPLRVLYYVNKGQWNLGDFLCRVSSYALYVNLYCSVFFMTAMSVTRFLAIVFPVQNLRLVSERRARLVCVCIWVFICTVSSPFLMTGQHHDPATNKTKCFEPPERSTGGGLNKLIMLNYFSLVVGFVLPFLVILLCYAGIIRALLSRQHTAQRQKGAGSKAIRMIVIVMLAFLLCFMPYHIQRSVHLSFLSQTATSCSELVYMQKSVVVTLCLAASNTCFDPLLYFFSGEGFRRRLSTFRSTSRTQRQPAAETGAQPPLGRGTRFE; from the exons GTGTACTCTACGGTGTACTCTATCATCACGGTGTTCGGCCTGGCCGGTAATGGTTTTGCCCTGTTGGTTCTGGTTAAAACATTCCGTCAGCGTTCTGCGTTCCACATCTACATGTTGAACCTGGCCGTGTCCGACCTGCTGTGTGTCTCCACGCTGCCGCTACGGGTCCTCTACTACGTTAATAAG GGTCAGTGGAACCTGGGAGACTTCCTGTGCAGGGTTTCGTCCTATGCCCTCTACGTGAACCTCTACTGCAGCGTGTTCTTCATGACGGCCATGTCCGTCACGCGCTTCCTCGCCATCGTGTTCCCCGTGCAGAACCTGCGCCTGGTCTCAGAGCGCCGCGCCcgtctggtgtgtgtctgtatctgggtGTTCATCTGCActgtctcctcccccttcctcatGACTGGTCAGCACCACGACCCAGCCACCAATAAGACCAAGTGCTTCGAGCCTCCAGAGCGCAGCACAGGGGGCGGGCTTAACAAGCTCATCATGCTCAACTACTTCTCATTGGTCGTGGGCTTCGTGCTTCCTTTCTTGGTCATCCTGCTGTGCTATGCTGGGATTATCCGGGCCCTGCTGTCACGGCAACACACTGCGCAGCGCCAGAAGGGGGCGGGGTCTAAGGCCATCAGAATGATTGTCATAGTGATGCTGGCGTTCCTGCTGTGCTTCATGCCGTACCACATCCAGCGCTCCGTCCACCTCAGCTTCCTGTCCCAGACTGCCACTTCCTGTTCGGAGCTGGTGTACATGCAGAAGAGTGTGGTGGTGACACTCTGTCTGGCTGCCTCCAACACCTGCTTCGACCCCCTGCTCTACTTCTTCTCTGGAGAGGGCTTCAGACGACGCCTGTCAACCTTCAGGTCCACTAGCAGGACACAGAGACAACCAGCTGCAGAGACAGGGGCACAGCCACCGTTAGGGAGGGGAACACgctttgagtga
- the cysltr1 gene encoding cysteinyl leukotriene receptor 1 isoform X3: MLNLAVSDLLCVSTLPLRVLYYVNKGQWNLGDFLCRVSSYALYVNLYCSVFFMTAMSVTRFLAIVFPVQNLRLVSERRARLVCVCIWVFICTVSSPFLMTGQHHDPATNKTKCFEPPERSTGGGLNKLIMLNYFSLVVGFVLPFLVILLCYAGIIRALLSRQHTAQRQKGAGSKAIRMIVIVMLAFLLCFMPYHIQRSVHLSFLSQTATSCSELVYMQKSVVVTLCLAASNTCFDPLLYFFSGEGFRRRLSTFRSTSRTQRQPAAETGAQPPLGRGTRFE; the protein is encoded by the exons ATGTTGAACCTGGCCGTGTCCGACCTGCTGTGTGTCTCCACGCTGCCGCTACGGGTCCTCTACTACGTTAATAAG GGTCAGTGGAACCTGGGAGACTTCCTGTGCAGGGTTTCGTCCTATGCCCTCTACGTGAACCTCTACTGCAGCGTGTTCTTCATGACGGCCATGTCCGTCACGCGCTTCCTCGCCATCGTGTTCCCCGTGCAGAACCTGCGCCTGGTCTCAGAGCGCCGCGCCcgtctggtgtgtgtctgtatctgggtGTTCATCTGCActgtctcctcccccttcctcatGACTGGTCAGCACCACGACCCAGCCACCAATAAGACCAAGTGCTTCGAGCCTCCAGAGCGCAGCACAGGGGGCGGGCTTAACAAGCTCATCATGCTCAACTACTTCTCATTGGTCGTGGGCTTCGTGCTTCCTTTCTTGGTCATCCTGCTGTGCTATGCTGGGATTATCCGGGCCCTGCTGTCACGGCAACACACTGCGCAGCGCCAGAAGGGGGCGGGGTCTAAGGCCATCAGAATGATTGTCATAGTGATGCTGGCGTTCCTGCTGTGCTTCATGCCGTACCACATCCAGCGCTCCGTCCACCTCAGCTTCCTGTCCCAGACTGCCACTTCCTGTTCGGAGCTGGTGTACATGCAGAAGAGTGTGGTGGTGACACTCTGTCTGGCTGCCTCCAACACCTGCTTCGACCCCCTGCTCTACTTCTTCTCTGGAGAGGGCTTCAGACGACGCCTGTCAACCTTCAGGTCCACTAGCAGGACACAGAGACAACCAGCTGCAGAGACAGGGGCACAGCCACCGTTAGGGAGGGGAACACgctttgagtga